One Vicugna pacos chromosome X, VicPac4, whole genome shotgun sequence DNA window includes the following coding sequences:
- the NAP1L3 gene encoding nucleosome assembly protein 1-like 3 yields MAEADPNRVSEPAAQGVDEEMMASSSSDSGEESDSSSSSSSTSCSSSSSSSGSSSSRSRYYRKKRVPGPSRRARRAPSGRSFVDQLPRAVRNRVQALRNIQDECDKVDALFLKAIHDLERKYAELNRPLYDRRFQIINAEYEPTEEEYEWNSEDEVFSSDEEAQEEGPSEMPALEGEEEDDPKANPEVKAEEKEAPKENPEAKADEKAESKDVLEAKPEVKEELKEAPQAKAEDKEQPKATEVRARAVGKEAPKRVPEVRPKERALKRARKGKPKREDPKGIPDYWLTVLKNVDKLGPMIQKYDEPILKFLSDVSLKFSKPGRPISYTFEFCFLPNPYFRNEVLTKTYIIKSKPDHNDPFFSWGWEIQDCKGCKIDWRRGKDVTVTTTRSRMTATGEVEIQPRVVPNASFFNFFSPPEIPTIGKLEPREDAILDEDFEIGQILHDNVILKSIYYYTGEVKGTYDVGKDYGNRKYRK; encoded by the coding sequence ATGGCAGAAGCGGATCCGAACAGGGTCTCGGAACCTGCCGCCCAGGGGGTTGATGAAGAGATGATGGCTAGCTCCTCTAGCGATTCTGGGGAAGAATCTGACAGCAGCAGCTCTAGCAGCAGCACTagttgcagcagcagcagcagtagcagtggcagcagcagtagCCGCAGCCGCTACTATAGAAAGAAGAGGGTACCTGGGCCTTCCAGAAGGGCGCGGCGGGCTCCGTCGGGTAGAAGTTTCGTGGATCAGCTGCCTCGGGCAGTTCGAAATCGTGTGCAGGCGCTCAGAAATATTCAAGATGAATGTGACAAGGTAGACGCCCTGTTCTTAAAGGCAATTCACGATCTTGAACGAAAATATGCCGAACTCAATAGGCCTCTATATGATCGGCGATTCCAGATCATCAATGCAGAATATGAGCCTACGGAAGAAGAATATGAATGGAATTCAGAGGATGAGGTGTTCAGCAGTGATGAGGAGGCGCAGGAAGAAGGTCCCAGTGAAATGCCTGCCTTGGAGGGTGAGGAAGAAGATGACCCTAAAGCAAACCCCGAGGTCAAGGCTGAAGAGAAGGAAGCTCCTAAAGAAAATCCAGAGGCCAAGGCAGACGAAAAAGCAGAGTCCAAAGATGTTCTGGAGGCCAAGCCTGAAGTGAAGGAAGAGCTTAAAGAAGCCCCTCAGGCAAAGGCAGAAGATAAAGAACAGCCCAAAGCAACAGAGGTGAGAGCAAGGGCTGTGGGAAAAGAGGCTCCTAAAAGAGTTCCTGAGGTCAGGCCTAAAGAAAGAGCTCTTAAAAGAGCTCGTAAGGGAAAGCCTAAAAGAGAGGATCCTAAAGGCATTCCCGACTATTGGCTGACTGTGTTAAAGAATGTTGACAAGCTGGGGCCCATGATTCAGAAGTATGATGAGCCCATTCTGAAGTTCCTGTCGGACGTGAGCCTGAAGTTCTCAAAACCTGGCCGGCCCATAAGTTACACATTTGAATTTTGCTTCCTACCCAATCCATACTTCAGAAATGAGGTGCTGACCAAGACATACATAATAAAGTCAAAACCAGATCACAACGATCCCTTCTTCTCTTGGGGATGGGAAATCCAAGATTGCAAAGGCTGTAAGATAGattggagaagaggaaaggatgTTACAGTGACGACCACCCGGAGTCGCATGACTGCGACTGGAGAAGTTGAAATCCAGCCAAGAGTGGTTCCTAATGCAtcattcttcaatttctttagcCCTCCTGAGATTCCTACGATTGGAAAGCTTGAACCACGAGAAGACGCTATCCTGGATGAGGACTTTGAAATTGGTCAGATTTTACATGATAACGTCATCCTGAAATCAATCTATTACTATACAGGAGAAGTCAAGGGTACCTATGATGTTGGTAAagattatggaaacagaaaatatcGAAAATAA
- the FAM133A gene encoding protein FAM133A, producing the protein MGKRDNRVAYMNPIAMARWRGPSHSLGPTIQDYLNRPRPTWEEVKKQLENKKKGSKALAEFEEKMTENWKKELEKRREKLLSGKEGSSKKKEKKKKKKKKKYCQSSPSSSSSDSSSSSSDSEEEEKKHGKKRKKKKNHSHKSSESSTCESESESKVSVKKRKKLKDDTEKEKHVRSLSKKRKKACPEEKPSSPDSSSESDYEEEAQAKKKRRREEREKATEKAKKKKKKQHKKHSKKKKKSSSSHKAA; encoded by the coding sequence ATGGGAAAGCGGGATAACCGGGTGGCCTATATGAATCCTATAGCAATGGCCAGATGGAGGGGCCCATCACACTCCTTAGGCCCAACAATACAAGATTATCTGAATCGACCAAGGCCCACCTGGGAAGAAGTGAAgaaacaattagaaaacaaaaagaaaggctCCAAGGCACTAGCGGAATTCGAAGAAAAAATGACTGAGAATTggaagaaagaattagaaaaaaggagagagaagttgTTGAGTGGAAAGGAGGGCtcatccaaaaagaaagaaaagaagaaaaagaagaagaagaagaaatattgTCAGTCTTCACCTTCTTCATCAAGCTCTGATTCTTCAAGCAGCTCTTCAGATtctgaggaggaggaaaagaaacatggaaaaaagagaaagaaaaagaagaaccatTCACACAAATCATCAGAAAGCTCTACCTGTGAATCTGAATCAGAGAGCAAGGTGTCTGTCAAAAAGAGGAAGAAGTTAAAGGatgacacagagaaagaaaagcatgtCAGAAGTCTCagcaaaaaaaggaagaaggccTGTCCTGAGGAGAAACCTTCATCACCAGATTCCTCATCAGAATCAGATTACGAAGAGGAGGCTCaagcaaaaaagaagagaagacgTGAAGAGCGAGAAAAAGCAACGGAGAaagcaaagaagaagaagaagaaacagcaCAAAAAACatagtaagaagaaaaagaagtcgaGTTCAAGTCACAAGGCAGCATAA